A stretch of the Aminipila terrae genome encodes the following:
- a CDS encoding nucleoside recognition domain-containing protein: MNMTNDVYSLISYILYGDFGLFTIVPYFLFKILFPIITSFYLLQLFLVESNLLKILSFKMDRRLNKLGLSSNTLLPLLLGFGCVTVALGALQLTGNARERRIAQILLCLIIPCSAQLVINTVLVFQTSKKYLLAYIVIISLIFLIISYLLNLLFPGDCHSQRNCSHKYKCRYYFMVPKLLPLLCQSVRSSISFLVETAVPFAVGNIIVSILYYFGLIHKLCIFTAPVFCNFLKLPAESAAIFILSIIKKDLGAASLLALFSNGGFTEPQIFICTVMLTLFVPCLASMIILFKHEKKIICISVWFLCIIMSLILGKILSILLILP, translated from the coding sequence ATGAATATGACAAATGACGTGTATTCTCTTATTTCATACATTCTTTATGGTGATTTTGGATTGTTTACAATCGTACCGTATTTTTTATTTAAAATTTTATTTCCAATTATAACATCTTTTTATCTTTTGCAATTATTTCTGGTGGAATCGAATTTATTAAAAATTTTATCCTTTAAAATGGACAGAAGGTTAAATAAATTAGGTCTTTCCTCAAATACATTACTGCCCCTTCTTCTGGGATTCGGTTGTGTTACTGTGGCATTAGGTGCTTTACAGCTGACAGGTAATGCCCGTGAAAGAAGAATTGCTCAAATCCTTCTTTGCCTGATTATTCCATGTTCTGCCCAGTTAGTCATCAATACAGTATTAGTTTTTCAGACCAGTAAAAAGTATTTATTGGCTTATATTGTAATCATCTCTCTTATATTTTTAATAATAAGTTACCTGTTGAATTTACTGTTTCCTGGAGATTGTCATTCTCAACGCAATTGCTCTCATAAATATAAGTGTCGTTATTATTTTATGGTTCCCAAGCTTCTGCCCCTACTCTGTCAGTCTGTTCGCAGCAGTATCAGTTTTTTAGTGGAAACCGCAGTACCCTTTGCTGTTGGAAATATAATTGTTTCCATTCTTTATTATTTTGGACTGATACATAAGCTTTGTATTTTTACAGCACCTGTGTTTTGTAACTTTTTAAAACTACCAGCAGAATCAGCAGCTATATTTATTCTAAGTATTATAAAAAAAGATTTAGGGGCAGCCAGCCTTTTAGCCTTATTTTCCAATGGAGGTTTCACAGAACCCCAGATATTTATATGTACAGTAATGCTTACTTTATTTGTGCCCTGCCTGGCCTCAATGATTATTTTATTCAAACATGAAAAGAAAATCATTTGTATTTCTGTCTGGTTTTTGTGTATAATTATGTCACTAATCCTTGGGAAAATATTATCTATCTTGTTAATATTGCCATAA
- a CDS encoding DNA recombination protein RmuC, whose product MTIFALIVFMSLCIIGVNIILYLSMKGQTLHIKEKSDKDINQIRMELLNEIKSTRQETLQFIQSSFKAMGDMVAGNQKESAEAQDMRLAQLNRQFNDMTMLNEHKLENIRKTMETRLAALQEENNRQLEKMRNTVDEKLQKTLEDRISQSFKLVSERLEQVYKGLGEMQTLASGVGDLKKVLSNVKTRGILGEIQLGAILEQILSKDQYEENIRTKSSGTERVEFAIKLPGDQDGVVYLPIDAKFPADAYNKLVDAYDSGNTLEIDEAAKGLERAIKKAAKDIHEKYVEPPATTDFAIMFLPFEGLYAEVVRRGLVEVLQREYKINIAGPTTMAALLNSLQMGFKTLAIQKHSSQVWDILGAVKTEFDKFGSVLEATQQRINQANAELDKLIGTRTRSIQRKLRGITGLNELESTSILDLESGNLIGYLNNEEEE is encoded by the coding sequence ATGACAATTTTTGCACTGATTGTATTTATGAGCCTGTGTATAATAGGGGTAAATATAATATTATATTTATCAATGAAAGGACAAACCTTACATATAAAAGAAAAATCAGATAAAGATATAAACCAGATCAGGATGGAACTGTTAAACGAAATAAAATCCACCAGACAGGAGACTCTGCAGTTTATTCAAAGCAGCTTTAAAGCCATGGGAGACATGGTGGCAGGAAACCAGAAGGAGTCTGCAGAAGCGCAGGATATGAGACTGGCACAGCTGAACAGACAGTTTAATGACATGACTATGCTAAATGAACATAAACTTGAAAACATCCGTAAAACCATGGAAACAAGACTGGCTGCATTACAGGAAGAAAATAACAGACAACTGGAAAAGATGAGAAATACTGTGGATGAAAAATTGCAGAAAACTCTGGAAGACCGGATAAGTCAATCTTTTAAACTGGTAAGTGAGAGGCTGGAACAGGTATATAAAGGTCTGGGAGAAATGCAGACCTTAGCTTCTGGAGTAGGAGACCTGAAGAAAGTTTTATCAAATGTTAAGACCAGAGGAATTCTGGGAGAGATTCAACTGGGAGCCATATTAGAGCAGATTTTATCTAAAGACCAGTATGAAGAAAATATAAGAACGAAAAGCAGCGGGACGGAAAGAGTAGAGTTTGCCATTAAGCTTCCAGGAGATCAGGATGGGGTGGTTTACTTACCTATTGATGCTAAATTTCCAGCAGATGCATATAATAAACTTGTTGATGCCTATGATTCGGGAAATACTCTGGAAATTGACGAAGCAGCAAAGGGTCTGGAAAGAGCAATAAAAAAGGCTGCAAAAGATATTCATGAAAAATATGTTGAGCCTCCAGCAACCACTGATTTTGCTATCATGTTTTTACCTTTTGAAGGCCTTTATGCAGAAGTGGTCAGAAGAGGGCTTGTGGAGGTACTTCAGAGAGAGTATAAAATTAATATTGCAGGACCTACTACTATGGCAGCACTTCTTAACAGTCTGCAGATGGGATTCAAGACTCTGGCTATACAAAAACATTCCAGTCAGGTCTGGGATATTTTAGGGGCTGTAAAAACAGAATTTGATAAATTTGGTAGCGTTTTAGAAGCAACACAGCAGAGAATAAATCAGGCAAATGCTGAATTAGATAAACTGATTGGAACCAGAACCAGAAGCATTCAGAGAAAACTCAGAGGAATTACTGGTTTAAATGAACTGGAGAGCACTTCAATATTGGATTTAGAATCTGGCAATTTAATCGGATATTTAAATAATGAAGAAGAGGAATAA
- a CDS encoding metallophosphoesterase: MRIFAIADLHLSFDERVEKPMDIYGGQWVNHTDKLKENWEETITMDDIVLIPGDISWALKKEEALADLDWIHNLPGKKIITKGNHDLWWTGIGKLNKLYEDITFLQNDFYAAGEIAICGSRGWVCPGSDEFGPHDNKIYERELLRLEFSLSAAEKSGFKKIMGMLHYPPTNDRMQNSGFTELFSKYGAEKVVYGHLHGKEGYKNGYKGVMNGVEYNLVSLDYLQCKPLQII; encoded by the coding sequence ATGAGAATTTTTGCTATTGCGGATTTACATTTATCCTTTGATGAACGTGTGGAGAAACCCATGGACATTTATGGAGGGCAGTGGGTGAATCATACGGATAAGTTAAAGGAAAACTGGGAAGAAACAATTACAATGGACGACATAGTCCTGATACCAGGGGATATTTCATGGGCCTTGAAAAAGGAAGAAGCTCTGGCAGACTTGGACTGGATTCATAATTTGCCTGGGAAAAAAATAATCACAAAGGGAAACCATGATCTTTGGTGGACTGGGATAGGCAAGTTAAATAAGCTTTATGAAGATATAACTTTCCTTCAAAATGATTTTTATGCTGCAGGGGAAATAGCTATTTGTGGCAGTCGCGGCTGGGTATGTCCCGGCAGTGATGAATTTGGCCCTCATGACAATAAAATTTATGAAAGAGAGCTGTTAAGGCTGGAATTCTCTTTATCAGCAGCAGAAAAATCCGGGTTTAAAAAAATAATGGGAATGCTTCATTATCCTCCTACCAATGATAGGATGCAGAACTCAGGATTTACGGAATTATTCTCAAAATATGGAGCAGAGAAAGTCGTTTATGGACATCTGCATGGAAAAGAAGGATATAAAAACGGGTATAAAGGTGTTATGAATGGAGTGGAGTATAATCTGGTATCCCTGGATTATCTGCAATGTAAGCCGCTTCAAATAATATAA
- a CDS encoding phosphopentomutase translates to MKRVTLIVLDSLGVGELADAESYGDKGADTLGHIADNMESFNIPHLRKLGFGNIQGAAGGRLTVEAPAGAFGKLREKSKGKDTITGHWEIAGLYTEIPFKTYPDGFPEEFMKAYEKAIGIETLGNYAASGTEIIEDLGPEHESTGKPIVYTSADSVFQIAANTAVIPLNRLYEICEIARKMLVGDVACGRVIARPYIIDSEGKRTRTSERRDYAVSPSGKTVLDKVKATGKTVYTVGKISDIFNGQGVTTSVHTEDNMDGVDKTIQALEKDFDGFIFTNLVDFDSKFGHRRDVKGYGKAIEAFDARLPEIMAAMGDEDVLILCADHGNDPVHTGWDHTREHIPVVIYGKEIKEGIDLGVRESFADIGATIAEILEAEKTEIGESFLSLIKA, encoded by the coding sequence ATGAAAAGAGTAACATTAATCGTCTTAGATAGTCTCGGTGTAGGTGAACTTGCAGATGCAGAAAGCTACGGAGATAAGGGCGCAGATACACTGGGACACATTGCGGACAATATGGAAAGCTTTAATATCCCCCATTTAAGAAAACTGGGATTTGGAAACATTCAGGGTGCAGCAGGGGGACGGCTGACTGTGGAAGCACCAGCAGGGGCTTTTGGTAAGCTAAGAGAGAAATCCAAGGGCAAAGATACCATTACAGGACATTGGGAAATAGCGGGACTCTATACTGAAATACCGTTTAAAACATATCCAGACGGCTTTCCTGAAGAATTTATGAAGGCGTATGAAAAGGCTATCGGAATCGAAACTCTGGGAAATTATGCTGCATCGGGTACGGAAATTATTGAAGACTTAGGACCTGAACATGAGTCTACTGGAAAACCTATCGTCTATACTTCTGCTGACAGTGTGTTTCAGATTGCAGCCAATACAGCGGTTATTCCACTTAACAGGCTATATGAAATTTGTGAAATCGCAAGAAAAATGCTGGTTGGTGACGTGGCTTGCGGAAGAGTTATAGCAAGACCTTATATTATTGATAGTGAAGGAAAGCGGACCAGGACTTCTGAAAGAAGAGATTATGCAGTTTCACCAAGTGGAAAGACTGTTCTGGATAAAGTAAAGGCCACAGGAAAAACCGTTTATACAGTGGGAAAAATCAGCGACATTTTTAATGGGCAGGGTGTGACCACTTCTGTACATACAGAAGATAACATGGATGGAGTAGATAAAACCATACAGGCATTAGAGAAGGATTTTGATGGTTTTATATTTACTAATCTTGTGGATTTCGATTCAAAGTTTGGACATAGAAGGGATGTAAAAGGATATGGTAAGGCCATTGAGGCTTTTGACGCAAGGCTGCCGGAAATTATGGCAGCTATGGGGGATGAAGATGTACTGATTCTCTGTGCGGACCATGGAAATGATCCGGTACATACTGGCTGGGATCATACAAGAGAACATATACCTGTTGTTATTTATGGAAAAGAAATTAAAGAAGGAATAGATTTGGGCGTAAGAGAATCTTTTGCCGATATTGGTGCTACTATTGCCGAAATCTTAGAAGCGGAAAAGACTGAAATTGGAGAGAGCTTTCTGTCTTTAATAAAAGCATAA
- a CDS encoding pyrimidine-nucleoside phosphorylase, producing the protein MNMNDIIGKKRDGGKLSQEEIEYIVKGYTEGSIPDYQMSALLMAIYFQKMDKEETFNLTRAMKYSGDVVDLSEIDGIKVDKHSTGGVGDKTTLVVAPLAAACGVPIAKMSGRGLGFTGGTVDKMESIPGFQTSIDADKFMGQVNNIGLSVIGQTGHIAPADKKIYALRDVTATVGNMSLIASSIMSKKLASGSDAIVLDVKCGDGAFMESFEDACILGEMMVEIGNADKKKTIAVITDMNQPLGQAVGNSLEVIEAIDTLKGKGPGDITELSLMLAGIMIYAGNKAESKEQGYLMAQKALESGEALKKLTEFIEGQGGNPEVINDYSLFPQHTCTKQIICNKSGYVSKIAAKAIGLASQHSGAGRATKEDTIDLSAGIYLYKKVGDKVSSGDILAEIYGNDVEKVARSEEEAERAFIISESAPTKEKLIKKIII; encoded by the coding sequence ATGAATATGAATGATATTATTGGTAAGAAAAGGGATGGCGGAAAGCTTAGTCAGGAAGAAATAGAGTATATTGTAAAAGGGTATACGGAAGGAAGTATACCTGATTATCAAATGTCAGCTCTGCTGATGGCTATATATTTTCAAAAAATGGATAAAGAAGAGACTTTTAATCTGACCCGGGCCATGAAGTACTCTGGCGATGTAGTTGATTTGTCTGAGATAGATGGCATTAAGGTTGATAAACACAGTACAGGCGGAGTTGGTGACAAAACTACACTGGTTGTGGCACCTCTGGCTGCAGCATGTGGAGTACCTATTGCAAAAATGAGCGGAAGAGGACTGGGTTTTACTGGGGGTACAGTTGATAAAATGGAATCTATCCCCGGCTTCCAGACTTCAATTGATGCAGATAAATTCATGGGACAGGTAAATAACATTGGGCTCTCTGTTATAGGACAGACTGGTCATATTGCACCGGCTGACAAGAAAATTTACGCCTTAAGAGATGTAACGGCTACAGTTGGAAACATGAGCCTGATTGCCTCCAGCATAATGAGTAAAAAACTGGCTTCCGGAAGTGATGCAATCGTTTTAGACGTAAAATGCGGGGATGGAGCTTTTATGGAAAGCTTTGAGGATGCCTGCATTTTAGGAGAGATGATGGTTGAAATTGGTAATGCAGACAAAAAGAAAACGATTGCCGTTATAACTGATATGAACCAGCCTCTGGGTCAGGCTGTGGGAAACAGCTTAGAAGTAATAGAAGCAATAGATACACTGAAAGGCAAAGGCCCTGGGGATATAACGGAACTTTCACTCATGCTGGCAGGAATCATGATTTATGCGGGAAATAAGGCTGAAAGCAAGGAGCAGGGTTATTTAATGGCTCAAAAAGCACTTGAGAGTGGAGAGGCGTTAAAAAAACTGACTGAATTTATTGAAGGGCAGGGAGGAAATCCTGAAGTAATAAATGATTACAGCTTATTCCCACAGCATACCTGTACGAAGCAAATCATTTGTAATAAATCTGGTTATGTGAGCAAAATTGCAGCTAAAGCTATTGGTCTGGCTTCACAGCACTCGGGAGCGGGAAGAGCTACAAAAGAAGATACAATAGATTTATCAGCAGGTATTTATCTTTATAAAAAGGTTGGAGACAAAGTATCTTCCGGTGATATTCTGGCAGAAATTTACGGGAATGATGTAGAAAAAGTTGCCAGAAGTGAAGAAGAAGCGGAAAGAGCTTTTATCATTTCTGAAAGTGCTCCGACAAAAGAGAAACTAATCAAGAAAATCATCATTTAA
- a CDS encoding condensation domain-containing protein produces the protein MYKGQTVEWLRLDNAGKIFPSTSGKRNTSVFRFSCELYENVEPEKLQKALEITTEEFPHFLSVLRSGVFWHYLEISSLVPKVHIEDREICSPIFSRYNRGLLFDVSYYGNRINLEVYHVLADGTGTLHFLKALIYNYIILIHNKLKENPALKPPYTAPYSSRMEDGFRKYYRKEIRKRSLKPQKAYKIKGNKTIPGTYVCIEGVMDCTQVIQLAKQYGASLTIFLTALLVKSIHKERQRSKEDQDIVVTVPVDLRKYFPSDTVRNFFGNIRVSHNFEKNGGEITDIIKSIKNGFKEELTEDKLSKRLSRLMYFERHKAIRMIPLFFKNWILKSIRRVSDSEETTVISNVGKVELPDVLKPYVKLINVFVGTSGIQLCACTYENYLSVTFSSVFLETDIQRNFYRSLTEQGLEVEIRSNLVE, from the coding sequence ATGTATAAAGGACAAACTGTAGAATGGTTAAGACTTGATAATGCAGGAAAGATTTTCCCTTCTACCAGTGGAAAACGAAATACTAGTGTATTTCGTTTTTCCTGCGAGCTTTATGAGAATGTAGAACCTGAAAAATTGCAAAAAGCTCTAGAAATAACAACAGAAGAATTTCCGCATTTTTTAAGTGTTTTAAGAAGTGGGGTATTTTGGCATTATCTGGAGATAAGCAGCTTAGTACCAAAAGTGCACATAGAAGACAGAGAAATCTGCAGTCCCATTTTCAGCAGGTATAACCGGGGACTACTTTTTGATGTCTCTTATTATGGGAACAGAATTAACCTGGAGGTTTATCATGTACTGGCAGACGGAACAGGTACTCTTCATTTTTTAAAAGCTTTGATTTATAATTATATCATTTTGATTCATAATAAGCTTAAAGAAAATCCAGCCCTGAAGCCGCCGTACACAGCACCATATTCTTCAAGAATGGAGGATGGATTCAGAAAATATTATAGAAAAGAAATTAGAAAACGTTCTTTAAAACCTCAAAAAGCCTACAAAATTAAAGGAAATAAAACTATTCCAGGTACTTATGTATGCATTGAAGGAGTTATGGACTGTACTCAGGTTATACAGCTTGCAAAGCAATATGGCGCCTCACTGACAATTTTTCTAACAGCACTTTTGGTTAAGTCAATACATAAGGAAAGGCAGAGGTCCAAAGAGGATCAGGATATTGTAGTCACAGTTCCTGTAGACTTAAGAAAATATTTTCCCTCAGACACAGTTAGAAATTTTTTTGGAAATATTCGTGTTTCTCATAATTTTGAAAAAAACGGTGGAGAAATAACGGACATAATAAAATCTATAAAAAATGGATTTAAGGAAGAACTAACGGAAGACAAGCTAAGCAAAAGATTGAGTCGGCTGATGTATTTCGAAAGGCATAAAGCCATACGCATGATACCTTTATTTTTTAAAAATTGGATACTTAAAAGTATTAGGAGAGTTTCTGACTCGGAAGAGACCACAGTGATTTCCAATGTGGGAAAAGTGGAACTTCCAGATGTTTTAAAGCCGTATGTTAAACTGATAAATGTATTTGTAGGGACAAGCGGGATTCAACTTTGTGCCTGTACTTACGAAAATTATTTAAGTGTAACCTTTTCGTCCGTTTTTTTAGAAACAGATATACAACGTAATTTCTACAGAAGTCTTACTGAACAGGGGCTGGAAGTTGAAATTAGAAGTAATTTAGTGGAATAA
- a CDS encoding DUF6320 domain-containing protein has product MLYCEYCKVKVAGLHKKCPLCHCNLSGESQDDLPQYPMIKSEISKVYFIFKLMKLAAISACVVSVLINYISYKQTMWSAFVIAGLACGWLLMTIGIKRKANLIKLLQWELYITCGLAALWDYFTGWHRWSIEFVLPCSCIACMVSIAILSAILKKQPSEYLIYLNLVNILGFVPIVFFMLGWLQIELPSAICVGCSFLFLTGIVLFKRHAAYGEIKKRLHV; this is encoded by the coding sequence ATGCTATACTGTGAGTATTGTAAAGTTAAGGTTGCAGGCCTTCACAAAAAATGCCCCCTGTGTCACTGTAATCTGTCGGGAGAATCTCAGGATGATTTACCACAGTACCCTATGATAAAAAGTGAGATTAGTAAAGTTTATTTTATTTTCAAATTAATGAAGTTGGCAGCCATATCTGCCTGTGTAGTCAGTGTTCTTATAAATTATATTTCATATAAGCAGACTATGTGGTCAGCATTTGTAATAGCGGGACTTGCCTGCGGATGGCTCTTGATGACTATAGGTATAAAAAGAAAAGCTAATTTGATTAAACTATTACAATGGGAACTTTATATAACCTGTGGCCTGGCTGCCCTATGGGACTATTTTACGGGCTGGCACCGATGGTCCATAGAATTTGTATTACCCTGTAGCTGTATAGCATGCATGGTTTCCATTGCTATTTTATCTGCTATTTTAAAAAAGCAGCCTAGTGAATACCTGATTTATCTAAATTTAGTGAACATACTGGGATTTGTTCCTATTGTTTTTTTTATGTTGGGCTGGTTACAAATTGAGCTCCCGTCAGCAATTTGTGTAGGATGCAGTTTTTTGTTTTTAACGGGAATTGTTTTGTTTAAAAGGCATGCTGCCTATGGTGAAATAAAAAAAAGACTTCATGTATAG
- a CDS encoding MBL fold metallo-hydrolase: MNTIFNDFPNHDRFKFPEGLSRVTAGKGGEAILVFGSDKTFLVDCGMAYCGDRVVRNIEFALAMNDRHTLDGILLSHSHYDHIGALPYVKKRWPEAVVYGAAKAKKVFSRPGARALMKELGTAARDLYSETQNEILTDGLEVNVVVGDGDEISIGDEYFKVLETKGHTDCSLTYVLEPRKIMFASESTGVLENPQFVHTAILKSYKDSIYSALKCKAYGPKYIICPHFGILPEYFTDEYFDLYIKSAEYKKDFLLDLYKRGFSDEQILAEYTKYHWSEGRANEQPKEAFTINAKHMIDVILKEFN, translated from the coding sequence ATGAATACGATTTTTAATGACTTCCCAAATCATGACAGATTTAAGTTCCCAGAGGGTTTGTCCAGAGTAACTGCAGGAAAGGGTGGAGAGGCTATCCTGGTGTTTGGCAGTGATAAGACCTTTTTAGTAGATTGTGGTATGGCATATTGCGGTGACAGAGTTGTGAGAAATATTGAGTTTGCATTAGCTATGAATGACCGCCATACTCTGGATGGAATTTTGCTGTCTCATTCCCATTACGACCATATAGGAGCATTACCTTATGTTAAAAAAAGATGGCCAGAGGCTGTGGTATATGGCGCGGCCAAGGCTAAAAAAGTATTTTCAAGACCTGGTGCAAGAGCTCTAATGAAAGAACTTGGAACAGCGGCAAGGGATTTGTATTCAGAAACCCAAAATGAAATTTTAACAGATGGGCTTGAAGTAAATGTAGTAGTAGGAGACGGTGATGAAATTTCCATTGGTGATGAGTACTTTAAGGTGCTTGAAACAAAAGGTCATACAGATTGTTCACTGACTTACGTTCTGGAACCAAGAAAAATTATGTTTGCAAGTGAAAGTACCGGAGTTTTAGAAAATCCTCAGTTTGTGCACACTGCTATATTAAAAAGTTATAAGGACAGTATTTATTCTGCACTAAAATGTAAAGCTTACGGACCAAAGTATATCATATGTCCACACTTTGGTATTTTGCCGGAGTATTTTACGGATGAATATTTTGACCTGTATATTAAAAGTGCGGAATATAAAAAGGATTTTCTGCTGGATTTATACAAAAGGGGATTTAGTGATGAACAGATACTGGCAGAATACACAAAATACCATTGGTCAGAGGGAAGGGCAAATGAACAGCCAAAGGAAGCTTTTACAATTAATGCCAAGCACATGATAGATGTTATTCTGAAAGAATTTAACTAG
- a CDS encoding DUF6774 domain-containing protein: MTVFITAVANIIAEDKSEKEIAVLSAMFVQLADTLATLSVLKDGAEAIEEVRTITT; encoded by the coding sequence GTGACAGTGTTTATAACTGCTGTCGCAAACATAATTGCAGAGGATAAATCAGAAAAAGAAATTGCGGTTTTATCAGCTATGTTCGTTCAATTGGCTGATACTCTTGCCACTTTATCTGTTTTAAAAGATGGAGCAGAGGCCATAGAAGAAGTACGAACTATAACAACATAA
- a CDS encoding ATP-binding protein, whose amino-acid sequence MIRKIIKIDTEKCNGCGLCAEACHEGAIAMVDGKAKLIRDDYCDGLGDCLPVCPTNAISFEEREASAYDEQAVMASKSANQKPLPCGCPGTQSRAINRNQSISHQVAENYPSMDSQLSQWPIQIKLVPVNAPYFDGANLLVAADCTAFAYGNFHQEFIRNHVTIVGCPKLDSVDYSEKLTEIIKNNDIKSIKVVRMEVPCCGGIEGAVKQALVNSGKMIPWQVVTISTDGRIL is encoded by the coding sequence ATGATCAGAAAAATAATAAAAATTGATACAGAAAAATGTAATGGATGTGGTCTGTGTGCAGAAGCCTGCCACGAAGGTGCTATAGCAATGGTAGATGGCAAAGCTAAATTAATCCGGGATGACTATTGTGATGGTCTGGGAGATTGTCTGCCTGTATGCCCTACCAATGCAATTTCTTTTGAAGAACGTGAAGCTTCTGCCTATGATGAACAGGCTGTAATGGCAAGTAAATCTGCAAATCAGAAGCCACTGCCTTGTGGATGCCCTGGTACCCAGTCAAGAGCAATCAACAGAAACCAGAGTATTTCCCATCAGGTAGCGGAAAATTATCCATCTATGGATTCACAGCTTTCTCAATGGCCGATTCAGATTAAACTGGTTCCGGTAAATGCTCCATATTTTGATGGTGCCAACTTATTAGTGGCAGCAGATTGCACAGCTTTTGCCTATGGTAACTTCCACCAGGAATTTATCAGAAACCATGTGACAATTGTAGGATGCCCGAAACTTGATTCTGTAGATTACAGTGAAAAACTTACAGAAATCATAAAAAACAATGACATTAAAAGTATAAAGGTAGTTCGTATGGAAGTTCCTTGCTGCGGCGGTATTGAAGGTGCTGTAAAGCAGGCCCTGGTTAACAGTGGAAAAATGATTCCTTGGCAGGTAGTAACCATATCGACTGACGGGCGTATACTATAA
- a CDS encoding Crp/Fnr family transcriptional regulator: protein MKKYLYILKNNPLFARIDENDLESMLVCLSATVKDYSKNEIILMAGDKISKVGIVVEGSVQIVKEDILGNRNIIAQIDTGQIFAEAFSCAVTEKLPVSVIASANCTVMFIDYKRIIYTCNNSCIFHHKLLENMLGILARKNILLNNKIEHISKRTTREKALSFLFSQAQQQEKRAFRIPFNRQELADYLCVDRSALSNELSKLREEGIIEFNRNEFQLLIDEFN, encoded by the coding sequence ATGAAAAAATATTTATACATTTTAAAAAATAATCCTTTGTTTGCAAGAATTGATGAAAATGATCTGGAGAGTATGCTGGTATGTCTTTCGGCAACGGTAAAAGATTATAGTAAAAATGAAATTATTCTTATGGCAGGAGATAAAATAAGCAAAGTTGGAATCGTAGTAGAGGGAAGTGTGCAGATTGTTAAAGAAGATATATTAGGAAATCGTAACATTATTGCACAAATTGATACAGGACAAATTTTTGCTGAGGCGTTTTCCTGTGCTGTTACAGAAAAATTACCTGTAAGTGTTATTGCCAGCGCCAACTGTACAGTTATGTTTATTGATTACAAAAGAATTATTTACACCTGCAATAATTCTTGTATTTTCCATCATAAATTATTGGAAAATATGCTGGGTATATTAGCAAGGAAAAATATCCTCTTAAACAATAAAATAGAACATATTTCAAAACGTACTACCCGGGAAAAAGCATTGTCTTTTTTGTTTTCACAAGCCCAGCAGCAGGAGAAAAGAGCCTTCAGAATTCCGTTTAACAGACAGGAACTGGCCGATTATCTTTGCGTTGACAGAAGTGCACTTTCCAATGAACTGAGCAAACTCAGAGAGGAAGGTATAATTGAATTTAACCGGAATGAATTTCAACTTTTGATTGACGAATTTAATTAA